A genomic segment from Salvelinus alpinus chromosome 8, SLU_Salpinus.1, whole genome shotgun sequence encodes:
- the LOC139582677 gene encoding transcriptional repressor protein YY1-like isoform X1 has translation MASGDTLYIEADGSEMPAELVELHEIEVETIPVETIETTVIGGDDDQPMIALQQLVSDDPNSINHHHHQEVILVQTREEVVGGDDSDMLADGGYEDQILIPVPAPGVEDEYIEQTLVTVAGKNSVGRMKRGVGGSGKKAGQKSYLGAVEPSSRKWEQKQVQIKTMEGEFSVTMWASDDKKDIDHESVVEEQIIGENSPPDYSEYMTGKKLPPGGIPGIDLSDPKQLAEFARSVSICLNSPVHQGCCVLSSFSDSAGPYGQNSVWMKPRKVKEDDAPRTIACPHKGCTKMFRDNSAMRKHLHTHGPRVHVCAECGKAFVESSKLKRHQLVHTGEKPFQCTFEGCGKRFSLDFNLRTHVRIHTGDRPYVCPFDGCNKKFAQSTNLKSHILTHAKAKNNQ, from the exons ATGGCATCCGGCGATACGCTTTATATTGAGGCGGACGGCTCGGAGATGCCGGCCGAACTAGTGGAGTTGCACGAGATAGAGGTGGAAACGATACCGGTAGAGACTATCGAAACTACAGTGATCGGGGGAGACGACGACCAGCCGATGATAGCACTTCAGCAGCTGGTATCAGACGACCCGAATTCGAtcaaccaccaccatcatcaagaAGTGATCCTAGTGCAGACAAGAGAGGAAGTTGTTGGCGGGGATGATTCGGATATGCTTGCGGACGGGGGTTACGAGGATCAAATCCTCATCCCCGTCCCAGCACCCGGGGTGGAAGACGAGTACATCGAACAGACTCTGGTGACTGTAGCCGGGAAAAACTCGGTGGGTCGGATGAAGAGAGGGGTAGGCGGCAGTGGCAAAAAAGCTGGCCAAAAGAGCTATTTGGGTGCTGTAGAACCAAGCAGTAGAAAATGGGAACAGAAGCAGGTGCAAATAAAGACTATGGAGGGGGAATTCTCTGTTACAATGTGGGCTTCGG ATGACAAAAAAGACATTGACCATGAGTCAGTTGTTGAAGAACAGATCATTGGGGAGAATTCCCCTCCGGACTACTCTGAATACATGACGGGGAAGAAGCTGCCCCCTGGAGGGATACCTGGCATCGACCTGTCAGACCCAAAACAGCTGGCAGAGTTTGCCAGGTCAGTGTCTATCTGCCTAAACTCACCTGTCCATCAAGG ATGCTGTGTTCTTAGTTCCTTCAGTGACTCTGCTGGTCCCTATGGTCAGAACTCTGTGTG GATGAAGCCGAGGAAGGTAAAAGAAGACGACGCGCCCAGGACGATAGCCTGCCCTCATAAA GGCTGCACAAAGATGTTCAGGGACAATTCAGCGATGAGGAAGCATCTCCACACCCACGGGCCTCGTGTGCACGTCTGTGCCGAGTGTGGCAAGGCCTTCGTAGAGAGTTCCAAACTCAAACGTCACCAACTCgttcacacaggggagaaacccttccAA TGTACCTTTGAGGGCTGTGGGAAGAGGTTTTCGCTGGACTTTAACTTGCGCACACACGTTCGTATCCACACCGGAGACCGGCCCTACGTATGCCCCTTTGACGGCTGCAATAAGAAGTTTGCCCAGTCAACCAACCTCAAGTCTCACATTCTCACACACGCCAAAGCCAAAAACAACCAATGA
- the LOC139582677 gene encoding transcriptional repressor protein YY1-like isoform X5, whose product MASGDTLYIEADGSEMPAELVELHEIEVETIPVETIETTVIGGDDDQPMIALQQLVSDDPNSINHHHHQEVILVQTREEVVGGDDSDMLADGGYEDQILIPVPAPGVEDEYIEQTLVTVAGKNSVGRMKRGVGGSGKKAGQKSYLGAVEPSSRKWEQKQVQIKTMEGEFSVTMWASDDKKDIDHESVVEEQIIGENSPPDYSEYMTGKKLPPGGIPGIDLSDPKQLAEFARSVSICLNSPVHQGMKPRKVKEDDAPRTIACPHKGCTKMFRDNSAMRKHLHTHGPRVHVCAECGKAFVESSKLKRHQLVHTGEKPFQCTFEGCGKRFSLDFNLRTHVRIHTGDRPYVCPFDGCNKKFAQSTNLKSHILTHAKAKNNQ is encoded by the exons ATGGCATCCGGCGATACGCTTTATATTGAGGCGGACGGCTCGGAGATGCCGGCCGAACTAGTGGAGTTGCACGAGATAGAGGTGGAAACGATACCGGTAGAGACTATCGAAACTACAGTGATCGGGGGAGACGACGACCAGCCGATGATAGCACTTCAGCAGCTGGTATCAGACGACCCGAATTCGAtcaaccaccaccatcatcaagaAGTGATCCTAGTGCAGACAAGAGAGGAAGTTGTTGGCGGGGATGATTCGGATATGCTTGCGGACGGGGGTTACGAGGATCAAATCCTCATCCCCGTCCCAGCACCCGGGGTGGAAGACGAGTACATCGAACAGACTCTGGTGACTGTAGCCGGGAAAAACTCGGTGGGTCGGATGAAGAGAGGGGTAGGCGGCAGTGGCAAAAAAGCTGGCCAAAAGAGCTATTTGGGTGCTGTAGAACCAAGCAGTAGAAAATGGGAACAGAAGCAGGTGCAAATAAAGACTATGGAGGGGGAATTCTCTGTTACAATGTGGGCTTCGG ATGACAAAAAAGACATTGACCATGAGTCAGTTGTTGAAGAACAGATCATTGGGGAGAATTCCCCTCCGGACTACTCTGAATACATGACGGGGAAGAAGCTGCCCCCTGGAGGGATACCTGGCATCGACCTGTCAGACCCAAAACAGCTGGCAGAGTTTGCCAGGTCAGTGTCTATCTGCCTAAACTCACCTGTCCATCAAGG GATGAAGCCGAGGAAGGTAAAAGAAGACGACGCGCCCAGGACGATAGCCTGCCCTCATAAA GGCTGCACAAAGATGTTCAGGGACAATTCAGCGATGAGGAAGCATCTCCACACCCACGGGCCTCGTGTGCACGTCTGTGCCGAGTGTGGCAAGGCCTTCGTAGAGAGTTCCAAACTCAAACGTCACCAACTCgttcacacaggggagaaacccttccAA TGTACCTTTGAGGGCTGTGGGAAGAGGTTTTCGCTGGACTTTAACTTGCGCACACACGTTCGTATCCACACCGGAGACCGGCCCTACGTATGCCCCTTTGACGGCTGCAATAAGAAGTTTGCCCAGTCAACCAACCTCAAGTCTCACATTCTCACACACGCCAAAGCCAAAAACAACCAATGA
- the LOC139582677 gene encoding transcriptional repressor protein YY1-like isoform X3 has protein sequence MASGDTLYIEADGSEMPAELVELHEIEVETIPVETIETTVIGGDDDQPMIALQQLVSDDPNSINHHHHQEVILVQTREEVVGGDDSDMLADGGYEDQILIPVPAPGVEDEYIEQTLVTVAGKNSVGRMKRGVGGSGKKAGQKSYLGAVEPSSRKWEQKQVQIKTMEGEFSVTMWASDDKKDIDHESVVEEQIIGENSPPDYSEYMTGKKLPPGGIPGIDLSDPKQLAEFARCCVLSSFSDSAGPYGQNSVWMKPRKVKEDDAPRTIACPHKGCTKMFRDNSAMRKHLHTHGPRVHVCAECGKAFVESSKLKRHQLVHTGEKPFQCTFEGCGKRFSLDFNLRTHVRIHTGDRPYVCPFDGCNKKFAQSTNLKSHILTHAKAKNNQ, from the exons ATGGCATCCGGCGATACGCTTTATATTGAGGCGGACGGCTCGGAGATGCCGGCCGAACTAGTGGAGTTGCACGAGATAGAGGTGGAAACGATACCGGTAGAGACTATCGAAACTACAGTGATCGGGGGAGACGACGACCAGCCGATGATAGCACTTCAGCAGCTGGTATCAGACGACCCGAATTCGAtcaaccaccaccatcatcaagaAGTGATCCTAGTGCAGACAAGAGAGGAAGTTGTTGGCGGGGATGATTCGGATATGCTTGCGGACGGGGGTTACGAGGATCAAATCCTCATCCCCGTCCCAGCACCCGGGGTGGAAGACGAGTACATCGAACAGACTCTGGTGACTGTAGCCGGGAAAAACTCGGTGGGTCGGATGAAGAGAGGGGTAGGCGGCAGTGGCAAAAAAGCTGGCCAAAAGAGCTATTTGGGTGCTGTAGAACCAAGCAGTAGAAAATGGGAACAGAAGCAGGTGCAAATAAAGACTATGGAGGGGGAATTCTCTGTTACAATGTGGGCTTCGG ATGACAAAAAAGACATTGACCATGAGTCAGTTGTTGAAGAACAGATCATTGGGGAGAATTCCCCTCCGGACTACTCTGAATACATGACGGGGAAGAAGCTGCCCCCTGGAGGGATACCTGGCATCGACCTGTCAGACCCAAAACAGCTGGCAGAGTTTGCCAG ATGCTGTGTTCTTAGTTCCTTCAGTGACTCTGCTGGTCCCTATGGTCAGAACTCTGTGTG GATGAAGCCGAGGAAGGTAAAAGAAGACGACGCGCCCAGGACGATAGCCTGCCCTCATAAA GGCTGCACAAAGATGTTCAGGGACAATTCAGCGATGAGGAAGCATCTCCACACCCACGGGCCTCGTGTGCACGTCTGTGCCGAGTGTGGCAAGGCCTTCGTAGAGAGTTCCAAACTCAAACGTCACCAACTCgttcacacaggggagaaacccttccAA TGTACCTTTGAGGGCTGTGGGAAGAGGTTTTCGCTGGACTTTAACTTGCGCACACACGTTCGTATCCACACCGGAGACCGGCCCTACGTATGCCCCTTTGACGGCTGCAATAAGAAGTTTGCCCAGTCAACCAACCTCAAGTCTCACATTCTCACACACGCCAAAGCCAAAAACAACCAATGA
- the LOC139582677 gene encoding transcriptional repressor protein YY1-like isoform X4, with protein sequence MASGDTLYIEADGSEMPAELVELHEIEVETIPVETIETTVIGGDDDQPMIALQQLVSDDPNSINHHHHQEVILVQTREEVVGGDDSDMLADGGYEDQILIPVPAPGVEDEYIEQTLVTVAGKNSVGRMKRGVGGSGKKAGQKSYLGAVEPSSRKWEQKQVQIKTMEGEFSVTMWASDIDHESVVEEQIIGENSPPDYSEYMTGKKLPPGGIPGIDLSDPKQLAEFARCCVLSSFSDSAGPYGQNSVWMKPRKVKEDDAPRTIACPHKGCTKMFRDNSAMRKHLHTHGPRVHVCAECGKAFVESSKLKRHQLVHTGEKPFQCTFEGCGKRFSLDFNLRTHVRIHTGDRPYVCPFDGCNKKFAQSTNLKSHILTHAKAKNNQ encoded by the exons ATGGCATCCGGCGATACGCTTTATATTGAGGCGGACGGCTCGGAGATGCCGGCCGAACTAGTGGAGTTGCACGAGATAGAGGTGGAAACGATACCGGTAGAGACTATCGAAACTACAGTGATCGGGGGAGACGACGACCAGCCGATGATAGCACTTCAGCAGCTGGTATCAGACGACCCGAATTCGAtcaaccaccaccatcatcaagaAGTGATCCTAGTGCAGACAAGAGAGGAAGTTGTTGGCGGGGATGATTCGGATATGCTTGCGGACGGGGGTTACGAGGATCAAATCCTCATCCCCGTCCCAGCACCCGGGGTGGAAGACGAGTACATCGAACAGACTCTGGTGACTGTAGCCGGGAAAAACTCGGTGGGTCGGATGAAGAGAGGGGTAGGCGGCAGTGGCAAAAAAGCTGGCCAAAAGAGCTATTTGGGTGCTGTAGAACCAAGCAGTAGAAAATGGGAACAGAAGCAGGTGCAAATAAAGACTATGGAGGGGGAATTCTCTGTTACAATGTGGGCTTCGG ACATTGACCATGAGTCAGTTGTTGAAGAACAGATCATTGGGGAGAATTCCCCTCCGGACTACTCTGAATACATGACGGGGAAGAAGCTGCCCCCTGGAGGGATACCTGGCATCGACCTGTCAGACCCAAAACAGCTGGCAGAGTTTGCCAG ATGCTGTGTTCTTAGTTCCTTCAGTGACTCTGCTGGTCCCTATGGTCAGAACTCTGTGTG GATGAAGCCGAGGAAGGTAAAAGAAGACGACGCGCCCAGGACGATAGCCTGCCCTCATAAA GGCTGCACAAAGATGTTCAGGGACAATTCAGCGATGAGGAAGCATCTCCACACCCACGGGCCTCGTGTGCACGTCTGTGCCGAGTGTGGCAAGGCCTTCGTAGAGAGTTCCAAACTCAAACGTCACCAACTCgttcacacaggggagaaacccttccAA TGTACCTTTGAGGGCTGTGGGAAGAGGTTTTCGCTGGACTTTAACTTGCGCACACACGTTCGTATCCACACCGGAGACCGGCCCTACGTATGCCCCTTTGACGGCTGCAATAAGAAGTTTGCCCAGTCAACCAACCTCAAGTCTCACATTCTCACACACGCCAAAGCCAAAAACAACCAATGA
- the LOC139582677 gene encoding transcriptional repressor protein YY1-like isoform X2 yields MASGDTLYIEADGSEMPAELVELHEIEVETIPVETIETTVIGGDDDQPMIALQQLVSDDPNSINHHHHQEVILVQTREEVVGGDDSDMLADGGYEDQILIPVPAPGVEDEYIEQTLVTVAGKNSVGRMKRGVGGSGKKAGQKSYLGAVEPSSRKWEQKQVQIKTMEGEFSVTMWASDIDHESVVEEQIIGENSPPDYSEYMTGKKLPPGGIPGIDLSDPKQLAEFARSVSICLNSPVHQGCCVLSSFSDSAGPYGQNSVWMKPRKVKEDDAPRTIACPHKGCTKMFRDNSAMRKHLHTHGPRVHVCAECGKAFVESSKLKRHQLVHTGEKPFQCTFEGCGKRFSLDFNLRTHVRIHTGDRPYVCPFDGCNKKFAQSTNLKSHILTHAKAKNNQ; encoded by the exons ATGGCATCCGGCGATACGCTTTATATTGAGGCGGACGGCTCGGAGATGCCGGCCGAACTAGTGGAGTTGCACGAGATAGAGGTGGAAACGATACCGGTAGAGACTATCGAAACTACAGTGATCGGGGGAGACGACGACCAGCCGATGATAGCACTTCAGCAGCTGGTATCAGACGACCCGAATTCGAtcaaccaccaccatcatcaagaAGTGATCCTAGTGCAGACAAGAGAGGAAGTTGTTGGCGGGGATGATTCGGATATGCTTGCGGACGGGGGTTACGAGGATCAAATCCTCATCCCCGTCCCAGCACCCGGGGTGGAAGACGAGTACATCGAACAGACTCTGGTGACTGTAGCCGGGAAAAACTCGGTGGGTCGGATGAAGAGAGGGGTAGGCGGCAGTGGCAAAAAAGCTGGCCAAAAGAGCTATTTGGGTGCTGTAGAACCAAGCAGTAGAAAATGGGAACAGAAGCAGGTGCAAATAAAGACTATGGAGGGGGAATTCTCTGTTACAATGTGGGCTTCGG ACATTGACCATGAGTCAGTTGTTGAAGAACAGATCATTGGGGAGAATTCCCCTCCGGACTACTCTGAATACATGACGGGGAAGAAGCTGCCCCCTGGAGGGATACCTGGCATCGACCTGTCAGACCCAAAACAGCTGGCAGAGTTTGCCAGGTCAGTGTCTATCTGCCTAAACTCACCTGTCCATCAAGG ATGCTGTGTTCTTAGTTCCTTCAGTGACTCTGCTGGTCCCTATGGTCAGAACTCTGTGTG GATGAAGCCGAGGAAGGTAAAAGAAGACGACGCGCCCAGGACGATAGCCTGCCCTCATAAA GGCTGCACAAAGATGTTCAGGGACAATTCAGCGATGAGGAAGCATCTCCACACCCACGGGCCTCGTGTGCACGTCTGTGCCGAGTGTGGCAAGGCCTTCGTAGAGAGTTCCAAACTCAAACGTCACCAACTCgttcacacaggggagaaacccttccAA TGTACCTTTGAGGGCTGTGGGAAGAGGTTTTCGCTGGACTTTAACTTGCGCACACACGTTCGTATCCACACCGGAGACCGGCCCTACGTATGCCCCTTTGACGGCTGCAATAAGAAGTTTGCCCAGTCAACCAACCTCAAGTCTCACATTCTCACACACGCCAAAGCCAAAAACAACCAATGA
- the LOC139582677 gene encoding transcriptional repressor protein YY1-like isoform X6: MASGDTLYIEADGSEMPAELVELHEIEVETIPVETIETTVIGGDDDQPMIALQQLVSDDPNSINHHHHQEVILVQTREEVVGGDDSDMLADGGYEDQILIPVPAPGVEDEYIEQTLVTVAGKNSVGRMKRGVGGSGKKAGQKSYLGAVEPSSRKWEQKQVQIKTMEGEFSVTMWASDDKKDIDHESVVEEQIIGENSPPDYSEYMTGKKLPPGGIPGIDLSDPKQLAEFARMKPRKVKEDDAPRTIACPHKGCTKMFRDNSAMRKHLHTHGPRVHVCAECGKAFVESSKLKRHQLVHTGEKPFQCTFEGCGKRFSLDFNLRTHVRIHTGDRPYVCPFDGCNKKFAQSTNLKSHILTHAKAKNNQ; encoded by the exons ATGGCATCCGGCGATACGCTTTATATTGAGGCGGACGGCTCGGAGATGCCGGCCGAACTAGTGGAGTTGCACGAGATAGAGGTGGAAACGATACCGGTAGAGACTATCGAAACTACAGTGATCGGGGGAGACGACGACCAGCCGATGATAGCACTTCAGCAGCTGGTATCAGACGACCCGAATTCGAtcaaccaccaccatcatcaagaAGTGATCCTAGTGCAGACAAGAGAGGAAGTTGTTGGCGGGGATGATTCGGATATGCTTGCGGACGGGGGTTACGAGGATCAAATCCTCATCCCCGTCCCAGCACCCGGGGTGGAAGACGAGTACATCGAACAGACTCTGGTGACTGTAGCCGGGAAAAACTCGGTGGGTCGGATGAAGAGAGGGGTAGGCGGCAGTGGCAAAAAAGCTGGCCAAAAGAGCTATTTGGGTGCTGTAGAACCAAGCAGTAGAAAATGGGAACAGAAGCAGGTGCAAATAAAGACTATGGAGGGGGAATTCTCTGTTACAATGTGGGCTTCGG ATGACAAAAAAGACATTGACCATGAGTCAGTTGTTGAAGAACAGATCATTGGGGAGAATTCCCCTCCGGACTACTCTGAATACATGACGGGGAAGAAGCTGCCCCCTGGAGGGATACCTGGCATCGACCTGTCAGACCCAAAACAGCTGGCAGAGTTTGCCAG GATGAAGCCGAGGAAGGTAAAAGAAGACGACGCGCCCAGGACGATAGCCTGCCCTCATAAA GGCTGCACAAAGATGTTCAGGGACAATTCAGCGATGAGGAAGCATCTCCACACCCACGGGCCTCGTGTGCACGTCTGTGCCGAGTGTGGCAAGGCCTTCGTAGAGAGTTCCAAACTCAAACGTCACCAACTCgttcacacaggggagaaacccttccAA TGTACCTTTGAGGGCTGTGGGAAGAGGTTTTCGCTGGACTTTAACTTGCGCACACACGTTCGTATCCACACCGGAGACCGGCCCTACGTATGCCCCTTTGACGGCTGCAATAAGAAGTTTGCCCAGTCAACCAACCTCAAGTCTCACATTCTCACACACGCCAAAGCCAAAAACAACCAATGA
- the LOC139582677 gene encoding transcriptional repressor protein YY1-like isoform X7, with protein MASGDTLYIEADGSEMPAELVELHEIEVETIPVETIETTVIGGDDDQPMIALQQLVSDDPNSINHHHHQEVILVQTREEVVGGDDSDMLADGGYEDQILIPVPAPGVEDEYIEQTLVTVAGKNSVGRMKRGVGGSGKKAGQKSYLGAVEPSSRKWEQKQVQIKTMEGEFSVTMWASDIDHESVVEEQIIGENSPPDYSEYMTGKKLPPGGIPGIDLSDPKQLAEFARMKPRKVKEDDAPRTIACPHKGCTKMFRDNSAMRKHLHTHGPRVHVCAECGKAFVESSKLKRHQLVHTGEKPFQCTFEGCGKRFSLDFNLRTHVRIHTGDRPYVCPFDGCNKKFAQSTNLKSHILTHAKAKNNQ; from the exons ATGGCATCCGGCGATACGCTTTATATTGAGGCGGACGGCTCGGAGATGCCGGCCGAACTAGTGGAGTTGCACGAGATAGAGGTGGAAACGATACCGGTAGAGACTATCGAAACTACAGTGATCGGGGGAGACGACGACCAGCCGATGATAGCACTTCAGCAGCTGGTATCAGACGACCCGAATTCGAtcaaccaccaccatcatcaagaAGTGATCCTAGTGCAGACAAGAGAGGAAGTTGTTGGCGGGGATGATTCGGATATGCTTGCGGACGGGGGTTACGAGGATCAAATCCTCATCCCCGTCCCAGCACCCGGGGTGGAAGACGAGTACATCGAACAGACTCTGGTGACTGTAGCCGGGAAAAACTCGGTGGGTCGGATGAAGAGAGGGGTAGGCGGCAGTGGCAAAAAAGCTGGCCAAAAGAGCTATTTGGGTGCTGTAGAACCAAGCAGTAGAAAATGGGAACAGAAGCAGGTGCAAATAAAGACTATGGAGGGGGAATTCTCTGTTACAATGTGGGCTTCGG ACATTGACCATGAGTCAGTTGTTGAAGAACAGATCATTGGGGAGAATTCCCCTCCGGACTACTCTGAATACATGACGGGGAAGAAGCTGCCCCCTGGAGGGATACCTGGCATCGACCTGTCAGACCCAAAACAGCTGGCAGAGTTTGCCAG GATGAAGCCGAGGAAGGTAAAAGAAGACGACGCGCCCAGGACGATAGCCTGCCCTCATAAA GGCTGCACAAAGATGTTCAGGGACAATTCAGCGATGAGGAAGCATCTCCACACCCACGGGCCTCGTGTGCACGTCTGTGCCGAGTGTGGCAAGGCCTTCGTAGAGAGTTCCAAACTCAAACGTCACCAACTCgttcacacaggggagaaacccttccAA TGTACCTTTGAGGGCTGTGGGAAGAGGTTTTCGCTGGACTTTAACTTGCGCACACACGTTCGTATCCACACCGGAGACCGGCCCTACGTATGCCCCTTTGACGGCTGCAATAAGAAGTTTGCCCAGTCAACCAACCTCAAGTCTCACATTCTCACACACGCCAAAGCCAAAAACAACCAATGA